The Haliaeetus albicilla chromosome 9, bHalAlb1.1, whole genome shotgun sequence genomic sequence GTGGGGAAGGAGTTATCATTCCAGACCTCAGGGACAGTATGGCATTGCCCATGTGGCTGTGGCCATGCGAGTGGTGGGCACAATGAGCTACCAGAAGGTGGCTTGTTTTGGGATAGCATGTCCCCATCGTGGTCTCTGCAGACCCTGAGGCAGATGTGGGGACCATCTGCCTCCTCCAtgtgcccgtgtcccccacATGGCCCTGGGCCACCCCTTGCCTCATACTCCTTGTCAATGGCCTCTGGCTTCAGCAGGAAATCGGGATACCCGATCATCACCATCATGTACCGGAGCTGTGGGCAAAGTGAGTGGTGGGTCAGGCCCCCATTCCGCACGCCCCCAGGCCGTGGTGGGGGCAAGGGCAGGGGTCCATGCTGGGGACTGCTACCTTGGCCCTGGCTGCTCTCCGTGTTTCCTCGTCCATCCAGTCCAGCTCATCCAGGCGCTGGTCCAGGATGTATTTTATGTCCTCCACCAGCTGCTGCACCTATGGTGGGTCACCATGGACACTGCATGGTGTCCTTACCACCCATCACCCCAGCAGACAGCCCTCGGTGGGGTGCTGGGTGGCAGTAGGTACCTTGGTAAGGTGTCAGGAGGGACACGGTGGCTTCATGCCCACAGACAGCATCACCTACCTTGGCTTTGCTGGTGGATGAGAAGTGCTCCTCGACAAAGAGGGCACCCAGGGCCATGCCGAAGTGCTTGTTGGCCTGGCTTAGGCAGATCTTGCCTGGCTCAAGCTGCTTCTCATTGCCCTCCATCTCCTTGGAGAGCTCATGGATGGCATCGCGGAAGGGGGTGGAGAGGTGCTCACTCAGCACCACCACGATGCGCCACAGCATGTAGTTGTGCAGGATCCTGGTGACGGGGGGGACAAGATCAGCCCACCCCCCCCACTGGCCATGTCCCCAGGTGCACACAGAGGGTGGGGAGCATGTGCTAGGGTGGGGATACTCCTGCTTGGAGACCAGGTGGGCCATGGGAATGGCCATGGCCTGTGGGGGCACAGGGACAGGCTGGCAccatctccctccctgctgcGTGCTGAGTCTGGTGACCTCTAGCATGGCGGGGTTCGGCCGGTGGCCAGGCACGAcaagggtgctgtggggctcACAACAGTGACTTCTCCCAGGAGCTTTCCCAGGGTCCCTGTGCCCAGCCTGGCCTCCCACAGTTGGGGGTGATGGGGGAGGGGACCAGCCACCGCTGCCCTATGCCCACCCCCATTGCCAGCCCCCTGCCAAGCTGGGGAAGGTTCTGGGGGCACAGGGGGTGCCAGCCCCCCTCACCTGCTGGGCGTCACGCGGATGAGGTCGGACACCTTGTGCATGTAGTCAGTGGCCAGCAGCacaacctcctcctcctctgagaAGTTGTCATGGAAGATGCGGTCCAGCAAGCGCTTCCACTTGAGCTGCCACAGTGGGCACTGTCAGGGGGGCACAGGGACCCACCCCTCCATGCCACCCTCGAGGGAACCTCATCCAGGCTTGCCAGcctcccaccaccccctcccACCCAAAAAAGTGCAGGATGAATTCATCATCCTCAAGTGGACTTatctggggtggggagggagtgaggGCATggagcagggggacagggacaagTGTGGGTGGCAGACTGGGCACCAGGGGTACTCACCGTGGGGGTGATCCGCTGCAGCTCACCTAGGGTCACTTTGTGGTACATGCTGCTGACGTCCCTCCGCACATCATCATACTCGGACACTGTGATCTGCATGGGGTGGGCACGGCTGTCACCATCCTGCTGCCTActttggggggggcacagacCTGGGCAAGAGGGGCTACTGACCCATATTCCAcctggctccctgccccaggaaCCCTCTGCTGCCAGTGGGGCCCTGAGGGCTGGTCGTGGGGTCCCCAAGGAGTTGGGGTACATGTGGGTTGGGCACAGGGGTCCTCCAGGGCTGACACTTGAGTCCCCAAGATGTGGGCATGAAGTCCTCGAGGGCCTGGAGTAGGTTCACAAGGACTGGACATGGGAGTGTTTGTCCCAAGGGCTGGGACTGGGGGTTCTCAAGCTGTTGGGGCTGGGGTCCCTGAGAATCTGCCACGGGGTCCTCAAAGGGCTGGGATCCCCAAGAACCAGGCATGAAGGTCCCCAAGGGCTAGGACTGGAGGTTCCCAAGTGAACTGGGATGGGGTCCCTTAGGACCAGGCATGGAGGTCCCCAAAGATCTGTGATGAGGGTGCCCAAAGGCTGTGCAGGGGCACCCCAAACCCCAGGGCAGGCATCCCCCTCACATTGGCAAggtgctgctccagctgcaggatCTCCTGGGCTTTCTGCTCCACATGCTCAGCCCCCAGGAGGGTGAGCAGCCGCTCCATGAACACCCGGTATGCAGCCAGGATCTGTGCCGATGGAAAGAATGCTGAGTACCACCTCACACTGCTGGCAGTGGGGTGCCCCCCATCTAGCACCCCATGCTGGGTGCTGGTCCCTCTCCTGGTGTCCCCATGACATCGGtgtgccccccccgcctcaccTTCTCACTCTCCTCATCCTGCCCCAGGTAGAGGGTCCGTTCGGGCAGAGTCAGCCCGTCCTGGTCAATCTGGTGGGGAGAGACAGGGGCAGCAGGTGAGCAGAGGGAgtgggggctgtgctgggcaagGCAACCCTCATCTTTTTGCCTGTATTGCAGGGTGCCCCAGGAGCTGTGGGGTGGCAGCATGGTGGGCCAGGCATGGGCAGgtcctgtgcctcagtttcccttctgCTAGAGGGTGCTGGAGCTGCAGTGGGCAGCATGCAAtggactgggagcactgagCAAAGGGCAGGCCCCTGCTCTGTGGCCTGACTCGTGGCTGGCACACAGACTGCCCCATagcctgccctgtgctggcacCACACTCTGCCCCATGGTGGTCCCACACCTCACCCCATGGCTGGCCCCACTTCTGTGCTGCAGTCTGCCCCATGGGGAGCCACAGGGAGGAGCCACACTGCATGGAGACCCCAACCctacacacaccccccacacccACACCCTGCTATCCTGTAGCCACAGGCACAGTGTCCAGCACATAGACACACCTGAACACACTTGCACATAtctgtgtatacacacacacatctgtAACTCACCCCTCATGACACACACCTATGCATGCTCACGCCCCCTCACACCCTTATGCATGCACCATCTAGTTTACCCCCCctccatacacacacacacacacacacatatgcaccCTCCCCTTTTCTCTATGGCTCATCCCCCCCCGGTGTCCCACCTCACACCCCCCCATGCACACAGCCGCAGCACTGCCCTGCacacccaccagcacccccagccttTGTCCACCCCGTCCCCCCCATCACTCCCCCTTTGGTTTCCCACAAAAGCACTGTCACACCTACagccctcaccccccccccagcctcctctcACAACCCCCTGCCACACTCACACCCATCGCACACCCGctctcacccccacccccaaaaccacacacacactcacaacCAACCAAGCCCTGACACCCAGCCCTGGCTGTCACACCCAtctccccccccacaccctgTCACACCCCCCGCACACCTGCACCCTCCCGCTCAGCCCTGCACACCCACCCTTTCCCTGTGACACACGCTCCCTCTAGTGTACACACGCGTGGCCCATCAGCACGGTCTGCGCCTCCCTGGGCCCTCACATTCACTCACACTCACACCCCCACCCaccatcccaccccacccccatcccaccaTCTCACAGGGCACAGGCAGCTTATCCCAACCactgtcccccccccagtgctcccaccaTCCCCAACACCTTGTCCCCACCATGCCATTACCATGCCCACTGCCCCAATCCCACCATGTCCCTGCCGTGCCCACCCCCATGCTCCCCCCATGCCCACTACCGTGTCCCCACCTGCCATTGCTGTGCCCCTACTGCTGTGCCACCCGTCCCCCATGGCCCCCCATGCCCATCATATCATCCCCACCATGCCATTGCTGTGCCCCCACCACGCCCACCACCACATTCCCACACCCACCAAGGGGGCTTGAGGCTTGGCCACCCCAAAGAAGCCCACCCATGACCCGGTGGCACCACAGGGTGAGGGACACAGGCTGGCAGGGGTGGGGAAAGCTGACAATGGGCAACTGCCCTGGCACCCTGACGCGGTGCTGAGGGGCCAGCGGGCATTCCCCTGTCCCCTCCTAGGGCTTGGCCCCTGTGTGCAGATGGCAGCCAGGATGCCAAGGTGAGGGGCTTGGCTGCTGGCACTCCGGACACCCTGGTGCCCTGCTGGGCTGCTTCATTCTGTATGTATGTCCCCCTGCCCGTGTTTCCCCATCTGCATCCTCCCCCCACCACAGAGGTGCCACCCTCACCCTGGGGCAGCCTGACACCGGGGTCCCACAATGAGGAGATGGGGGGGCCCCCAGGGACAGGgggtgtccccagccctgctgcctgctgtaGCCAAACCCACACACCGGGCAGGCGCCTGGTGCCACCGCAATAAGGACAGTGtcacccgggggggggggtgtcaccaGCACAGGTGGGTGGCTTGGGGGGGACAGCCCCAGGGGCAGGGTGCCCTCACCCGGATGACGTAGCGAGAAGTGTTCCTCTCGTCCAGGCTGACAGTGAGGGAGAAGAGCACGGCAGCGCTGTAGACCCCCTGCGTCTTGTAGAGCAGCTCGTTGAGATCCCCGCGGCCGGGGGGGGCATCCCAGCCGCCACACTCCCCAATGACCTCCAGCATGGGCCGCGGGCCCAGCCGGTCAATCTCAGCCCGGTCCAGGCACGAGCGGAAAAACTCCTTGACCTTCCTCTCAGCCGAGGCAGGGGCTCGGCGCCGCACGGGGCGGCTCAGCAACGCCCGCAGCTTGGCCTCGTTCTGCTCGGCGATGGCTCCGATGGTGCCGTACACCAGCTTGTCCTCGGGAATGCCGTGTCGCCGGAGCCAGCCGCCACAGGCGAAGGAGTAGAAGTCCTGGCAGGGGTCGATGGTGGCATCCATGTTGGAGCTGAGGAAGCGGGATGCCCGCAGGAAGGCCTTCTTCTCCTGGCACCCCTCCAGGCAGTAGCTGTCCCCTTCAGCCGCCAGGTACTTGAGGACCAGCATGCACGTCAAGATGACGCAGAGCCCCGCAGCGAACACCAGCCCCGAGAGAAGGCAGACCTCCCGGCGGCTCCAGCGCGGCAGCCCCCCACGGCGTTTTTTGGCCCCGGTGCCCAGCTGGAGGGCGAAGCCATTGGGTAGGGTGCCGCTCTGGTACTTGCTCACATACTTCACCTCCTGAAACTCATCGTAGTGGGCTGTCAATGAGTAGGTCTTCTCCATGGCCAGGGATAGGGCTCCCCACAGGCAGCACGGGCACGGGGGGCTCAGGGCAGGTGGCGGGCAGGCTCAGGCACGCCACGGTTCATGCTGGAgctgtgcctgctgcagggaggtGCTGGAGGGTGTCCGGGTGAGTCAGGAAGCTcctggaaaaggcagaggaggtggttggggggggggggggttgggaggAGCGAGGAGCGGGGGAGGTTGCTTCTTGCCGTCGTCGCTGCCTGTGTTACCATCCCTGCCTGCATGCCCCACTGGTGGCACCAGGACTGGCCCCAGTGCCAGGAGCTTGGTGGCAGCTCTATCCCATGGCTATCCCCTCTGCCAGACCCTCTGGCAAAAGGGCAGGGTCCTGCTTGCACAATCCCAGGCAGGTTTCAGCCCCTGGCAGAGCTCCATCCCACGCCCACCCAGCGCACCGGTGAGAGCACCCACGCTGGATGGATGTCCAAGGTGGTCCAGCGAGCCCATCCTCACACCGCACCGTGAGAGCCCTTCCCggtctgggggggcacagggctgccAGTCCCTCTGGGTGGAGTATGAAGGGGGTGAGAAGCTTGGGGAAGAGATTTGGGGGGGAAGGCATTGCGTTGGGGTGTTGCAGGTTGGGTCGGGTTGTGTGGCCCTGTGTCAGGTTGCATCGCGTTGTGCCGTGGCGCAGCATTGCATTGTGTTGGGTTGGGTTGTGGTGCGCCGTGTTGCATTGCGTTGTGTCAAATTGTGGTGCGGCGCGTGATGTGTGCACAAAGTTAATTCCAGTCTGGGGGGGAGCCCTGGACCCCATGGACATCTCACAGCATTTCCCCGTCACCACCACTATCCACCCAACCCCTCTCTGCTGGCTGATGCCCGATGGGCAGGGGTGTCTGGCAGGGGTGCcatgctggggaggagggggtcTGCCCGTGGGGAAAGGAGGGTGGGGGCATAGATGGGTTGTGGAGGGGCTCCGAAAGGGGACTCCAAGCCTTGTTCGGTGCACAATGGCATCCGGATTTGCAGGTGGGAGAGGACAGGCTGGGGACAAAGAGCCGCTCTGGAGGTGGCCGGTATCCCCGCGGCGGGGCCCCCCCTAAGCCCCGCGGCCCCCGCTCCCTCGGCAACTTGGGCAAAGTTGTGCCCCGGCGCCGCAGCCCGGCGGTGCCCGTGCCGGGGAGCTGCCGCTGCCGGAAAGTTTGCGGGGCCGGCAGCGGGCACGGTGCGGCGGGGCGCGGGAGACCGGGCGGGGGGGGTATATGCTCGGGGGCTGCTACTCGGGATGCTGCGCAGGATTCTCGGGGGATGCTCGGGGGTGCGCGGTGGACGCTGCCCGGGATTCACGGGGGATGCTGCCCGGGATGCTCGGAGGATGCTGCCCAGGATGCTCTGAGGCGCTTGCCGAGATGCTCGGGAGGTGCTCACCGGGGTGATGCCTGTGGTGTTCGGGGGATGCTCGAGGGTTGCTCGGGGGATGCTCGAGGAATGCTCGAGAGAAGCTCGGGAAGTGCTCCCCGGAATGATGCCCAGGATATTCGGGGGATGCTCGCGGGGTGCTCACCGGCAGGCTCGGAGAGCGCTCCCCGGGCTGCTCCGGGGTGCTCACTGAGGTACTCGGGGGATGCTCAGGGGATGTTCCCCGGGATGCTGCCCGGGATGTCCGCGGGTGCTCGGGGGTCGCTCACCGCTTGCTCACCGAAACACTTGGACGATGCTCCCGGGATGCTCGGGGGACGCTGCCCGGGATGCTCGGGGCGGGTGCTCGGGGGTGCTCACCGGCTTGCTCGGGGGATGTCAGCAGGCTGCCGGCGGGCCGGCCCGGCGCTGCCCGTCCGGCTGCGCTCCccgcgctccgctccgcgccccgcgccgcggctggcggagcggcggggccggagggaggcagcggggcggggagggggtggtGTCTCCAGCCCGGCTCTCCCGCAGGCCAGGCTCCATTAACGAGATTATTATGCAAATGGAGCAGCCCTGTGCCACCCGCCAGCCTTACCTCATCCCCGCCGGCggggaggcagggcaggggggtccccgggccccccaccccgggggcctggcacagggctggcagTGCCACTCCGCCTGGCATCCCCCCGTCCGGGGACCCtgctgccccccgccccggcagccTGGCACCCAGGAGGGGCACGGGTGGGCACGGCCGGCGGCCTGTGCCAGGAGCACCCCGGCGGCTCGGCACCCCCCGCCGTGCCCGGGCACCCTGGGGGTCCGTCCCGTTCTGCCAGAGTGGGTGCAAGGAGAAAGGGCTGTGGGTGGGCAGGAGACGGAGCCTGGGAGGCTCCGGGTGAGAGGGTGGGCATGGGGGTGGCACGGGGTGGAATGGGGAGGGGGCCAtgcactcacacacacacgcacacacgcgAAGGTCCGGGAATATTAAACTGCATTGCAGATAAATCCCCAACATAAATATCGTGAGCCACTCTGCCACGGGGGGGCCCAGCAAGATTTATAGCCCAGCAATTCCCACCGCCCGCGGTGGCCCCCTGCAGAGGCCGCGCTCCCCAGCCCCGCACGGCCATCCTGCCTGCCATGCTCGGGGGTGCGTGCCaccctcgccccccccccgcccccccccgtgCCTGCACAGCCCTGGGTGCTCGGAGAGGGCCCTGGGTCTTTCTGAGTGCTGGGGTGGTAGCCCCAGGCAGGACATACTGGGTGCTATGCTACACGTGGCATGGGGACCCTGCTTGGCATGGGATGGGTGGCTCAGCTGGCGTGGGACCCACTGTCTTGTCCTGTGGACACCATGGACTGGTCGCAGGCACAGCCTTCACTGCCTGGGGTGGCTGAGGCTGCGCTTTCCTATGCTGGGGTGCCAGGGTGCTGAGCACAGCCCAGGCAAGGTGCCTACTGCAGCACTGAGACATGCAACATCACACACACAGGTAGTGGCACACATGTACATCACATGTACACCCATGTACACCGACATGCATGAGTACAGACACACATGTTAtgtctgcccccccccagcctcaaACATGCATTGCCATCCAGCTCCCATTACAGGCACATGTACCCTGCACGCTCACACACCCCACCACGTGTTACAGCAAAGCTTTCCTGGGGCACATGCCAGGGCACAGGGGCTCCGTGAATCCCACCAGAGAGATTGGCACTCCAAGAAGccaggcaccaccagccccAGCGGGGTGGGTGCAAGGGTACCCGGACCCAGGCTGCTTCATGGGTGGGCACGGGGTGCCCAACCTTGCCGCTCACCTGGGTGGCTGGCTGGAGAgtgggggcacagggctgggtgctgggcacAGGGCTGGGTGCCATGCACCGGCCTCCCCATGCCTGCACTTACCCGGCCCCGAGACCCGCTTGGCACCTTGGTGGGAGCATGATGGATGCACttggtgggggggagggggctggcaTTATTAACAGCCCTGGGTATTGCTCCAACAGGGCTGTAAAAATTAAAGGCGTGTGGATATAAAATAATGGATAAATCTGAGCCGGCCGCAGAGCGCTGCGGTGTCCCACGGGAGTTGGCATCTTGAGAAGCAGGGGTACGGCAGGCATGGAACGGGCACCTACGTGCAGATATGGGAGTGCCTGCACCCACTTCCAAGTGCCGactcccccccaaaaatctcCAAAAAATGCTCCAAGAGGATGCGCAGGCAGTGCCAACCTGAGGAGCTGGCACTGCGAGGCAGGCGGCTGCTCCTGAAGCTGGGATGGAAGCAAAAGAGGTTGTGCCtttgcaggcagggctgagggcacagGGCATTTGCTCCAGGATGCCCACGAGCGCTGCCCAGCCCACACACCCCCAGCAGGCAGGATCTGTGCCACGGTGCCAATACATCCAGGCATCACCAGGCTGGTGTGACCCCGGggtcctgcctgtgctgtggcCCGTGGCTCTGACCCGGAGCAGGGCCCGGGACAGCACTCGCTTCACCAGTCCCATTCTGCGCTGCCCGTCCCGCAGGCCACCCCACTGGCGTCCTCATTTTCCCCGAGATTAGCCGCGGCGCGGGAGCCTCCGCGCACCGCCAGCAGGTGACAAATAAGATTTTTCCACTCTTCCGAGCACCCGGCATGGGTCTGTCattgaaaatgcaaagcagcGCGGTGCCAACCTACTCCACCCACCCTCCCCTTCACCAGCCCCTCAGTGCCGAGCAGCCCCACCATTGCTGCTGGACCCCCCACTACACCCGCTGCTCCCCCTCGGCAGTGCTGGGGTGCTAGGCATGGTGCCCAGGGGGGCAGGTTCCCAGGGGTTTCTTAAAGGGGTGCTAGTTTGGGGGTGTCAACCCGGGTGGGCAGCATGGCCTCACAGTGTCCTTTGGGCGCACCCGTGTGCCTGGCACTGCAGGTaggagagcagggcaggggggtgcACAGGGGTCCCCATCACACTCGGTATGTGCACCCCACCAGGGCCTGCCGGCCTCCAGGGAGGGTGCCAGGCTTTGGGGTGGGCACACAGCAGGCTCACACCAGTGGTAGGGGGTGAGGGATTGTCCCTTGTAGGAAACACTTGGCCCAAGACATGTCCACTGATGTGGGCATCACCTCACAAACCCGACCCCAAAGgaccccatccccagcacccaAGGGGGGAAGAACAGGAGCACTCTACCCCACAGCTGGACACATCCACAATCCTAACCCATGGACCCAACCCTCCCAAACCCCTCAGtcccccccaaacctcttgATCCCCCCCAACTCCAACCCTGGCATCCCATTACCCACTGTGCCACCGGCCCATAGCCAGGtgcctccccagcagcccccagccctgctcccccccacTGCCGCCGCCGCGTCTCCCCTCTGCTATTGTCAGAGGGTTGCCTCTGCCTCTGTCTGCGAAATTAATTCGGAGGTGGAGAGGGAGAATTATGTAAAGTGTGGTTATTCTGGAGCGGCGGGGGAAGCGCGGCTGATGGCAAAGTgcctttttgtgtgtttaatatgcatttttttccagcgGTGCATTTTCAGGCGGGTAATTTGCTGTCTTTTCAGACCCCGATCAGTATCATTTCTCCGGCAATGACAGCTTTTATTTGCACTGAAATGAATGCTGCGAAATTTCCAAGAAATAGCCGAGGCTCCATTGGCTGCCCACCCCCGCAGGGCTGGGGCACAGGCACCCGCCGGCACCTGCCCCCCTAACCTCCCGGCcagcccctgcaccccacagccccctggctggcccctgcccacagccctgctTGGCAGCAGTGCCCAGGGGTACTAGGCACACACATGTGCCAGTTTGCACACCCTATGTTCACAGGTGTGTgtgctcccctgccccccccttcttGAGCCCTGTGTGCACATCAGTGCGTCGCATCTAGGAGTGGGTATATATACACCCCAATGTATGTGCAGCTATAGACACCCCTTGTGAACATGTACACAGCCCCTTGTGCACATATACACCCCCTCAGCACAGCAACCCCTtctgtgcacacatgcacacgcaCATTCCTAGTCCGTGCATATCCCCCTTAacgcatacacacacactccccctgTGCATACGTGCCCCTCCTTGTGtgctgccccccctccccctttgtATCCCCCCAGACACAGCACCCCTGATCCAGGGCACCCAGCCAccaggagggtttgggggtctcCCATGCACCcctttcccctgccccagcccagcccatggggaaactgaggcacagaggggCAGGCACAGATGGTTGCTCTCCAAGGAGCCTATCACCTCTCCAGGCACCTGCGGCGATGGGTGGGAGCCTGGAGAAGATGCAGGGTGTGTGTCTGTTTGTCTGCCTGTCTGTATGTTagagggaggaagaaatgcTGTTTGTGTAGGTGTGCGCTGCGTGGGTGTTGTGCGCCGGAGCCGGTGTGCCAGAGCTGCCGTGCCGGCATGCGgtgctgcctttgcagcagcCATGCACGCTGTGTGCGCACAGCTGGGTGTGCACCTGTGTCAGCCCCCTGCCCATGTCCCAGTGTGTGTGATGGTGTGTCTGTAGGGGTGGCATGGGCACACGTGTCCATGTGATGTGGGCATCTCCGAGTGGGACAGCATCCCCGTGTGCGTGTGACACCGTGTGTCCAGCCGGGTGCGCTCCCCGTGTGCGCCCAGGCACATGTGGCCCAGGGGTGATGCATGGTGTTGGGGGGTGCCCGTGCATGTGCAATGCTGAACCCCCCTACAACGCCATGGGGGGCTGTACACCCCCAGCCTTGGGTCCCATATACTCCCAGTCGTGGGCCCCCAGCTGCAGTGGAGCTGGTGCTTGGCACGGCCAAGGTTAACTCTGCTAGAGCCCGTTGGCACAGTGCGGGGAAGCTTTAATTTAATGAAGTGTGAGGCTTTTTATGGGCTTTTAATTACGTGGTGATAATTAACATTATAGGCCGCCGGGTCCCAGTGGTGCCcggctgccctgtgccagctcCCGCCTGTTTGTAAATAAACCCCGCGGGCCACACAGTGCCCACCCCGGGGCACCCACCTCCCACAGCAGGGAGCaaagccagccccagccccctgcccacgCGCTGGGGTGGGGATTTGGGCACAATCCACTGCAAAATGTGGGGAGCAAGGGGGGGGGCCCCCCCATTCCTTCCCCCCAACAGCACCCAGCCACCTGGGTTTTTGCAGCCCTCCGGCCAAGCGGAGCTGCCAGCTGGCAGTGCCAGGGTTGGCGAGagtgggtgcaggcagcagtgccACAATTGTCCCCCCCACTGGAGCCCAGCCTGAcccagagcagccccccccccgtgcTGGGGTTAATAGGAAGCGATCCATCAGGCAGCGCCTGGGCACGCTGCCCGCCTGCCAGGCACCCAATGGATTTATCGTCCAGCGCCCAGGCAATTTCCTGCCCTCCTCTAATCAATAAGGAGGGGGCAGGGGGCAACACCAGCTCCCCCGTGCAGGTCATGATGGGTGAGGGGAGGCAGCAATACCCCATGAGACATGTCCCAGAGCCAGGGGATGCAGGTATCAGGGTGAggccaccctcccacccccccaaataatttctcccctccctgccaggACCAGG encodes the following:
- the ECEL1 gene encoding endothelin-converting enzyme-like 1, with the protein product MEKTYSLTAHYDEFQEVKYVSKYQSGTLPNGFALQLGTGAKKRRGGLPRWSRREVCLLSGLVFAAGLCVILTCMLVLKYLAAEGDSYCLEGCQEKKAFLRASRFLSSNMDATIDPCQDFYSFACGGWLRRHGIPEDKLVYGTIGAIAEQNEAKLRALLSRPVRRRAPASAERKVKEFFRSCLDRAEIDRLGPRPMLEVIGECGGWDAPPGRGDLNELLYKTQGVYSAAVLFSLTVSLDERNTSRYVIRIDQDGLTLPERTLYLGQDEESEKILAAYRVFMERLLTLLGAEHVEQKAQEILQLEQHLANITVSEYDDVRRDVSSMYHKVTLGELQRITPTLKWKRLLDRIFHDNFSEEEEVVLLATDYMHKVSDLIRVTPSRILHNYMLWRIVVVLSEHLSTPFRDAIHELSKEMEGNEKQLEPGKICLSQANKHFGMALGALFVEEHFSSTSKAKVQQLVEDIKYILDQRLDELDWMDEETRRAARAKLRYMMVMIGYPDFLLKPEAIDKEYEFDVDEKTYFKNILNSIAFSIRLSVKKIRQEVDKSAWLLPPQALNAYYLPNKNQMVFPAGILQPTLYDPEFPQSLNYGGIGTIIGHELTHGYDDWGGQYDRHGNLVHWWTERSYSKFLKKAQCIVNLYDNFTVYNQRVNGKHTLGENIADMGGLKLAYYAYQKWVREHGPEHPLHHLKYTHDQLFFIAFAQNWCIKRRSQSIYLQVLTDKHAPEHYRVLGSVSQFEEFGRVFHCPKNSPMNPAHKCSVW